A single region of the Cronobacter condimenti 1330 genome encodes:
- the mnmG gene encoding tRNA uridine-5-carboxymethylaminomethyl(34) synthesis enzyme MnmG yields MFYPDPFDVIIIGGGHAGTEAAMAAARMGQQTLLLTHNIDTLGQMSCNPAIGGIGKGHLVKEVDALGGLMAKAIDHAGIQFRILNASKGPAVRATRAQADRVLYKQAVRTALENQPNLMIFQQAVEDLIVENDRVVGAVTQMGLKFRAKAVVLTVGTFLDGKIHIGLDNYSGGRAGDPPSVPLARRLRELPLRVSRLKTGTPPRIDARTIDFSVLDQQHGDNPMPVFSFMGSADQHPRQVPCYVTHTNEKTHDVIRNNLDRSPMYAGVIEGIGPRYCPSIEDKVMRFADRNAHQIFLEPEGLTSNEIYPNGISTSLPFDVQMQIVRSMNGMENAKIVRPGYAIEYDFFDPRDLKPTLESKYIQGLFFAGQINGTTGYEEAAAQGLLAGLNAGRYSAEKEGWAPGRSQAYLGVLVDDLCTLGTKEPYRMFTSRAEYRLMLREDNADLRLTEVGREMGLVDDARWARFNEKLENIERERQRLKSTWVTPSSATVGEINSTLTAPLSREASGEDLLRRPEMTYAQLTTLSAFAPALEDSQAAEQVEIQVKYEGYIARQQDEIEKQQRNESTLLPATLDYRQVSGLSNEVIAKLNDHKPASIGQASRISGITPAAISILLVWLKKQGLLRRSA; encoded by the coding sequence TCGACACGCTGGGCCAGATGTCCTGCAACCCGGCGATCGGCGGTATTGGTAAAGGACATCTGGTTAAGGAAGTTGATGCCCTCGGCGGGCTTATGGCGAAAGCGATCGACCATGCGGGTATCCAGTTTAGGATACTAAACGCGAGCAAAGGACCGGCGGTGCGCGCCACCCGCGCTCAGGCGGATCGCGTTCTGTACAAGCAGGCCGTGCGTACGGCACTTGAGAATCAACCGAACCTGATGATCTTCCAGCAGGCGGTAGAAGACCTGATCGTGGAAAACGATCGCGTCGTTGGCGCCGTCACGCAGATGGGCCTGAAATTCCGCGCTAAAGCCGTCGTGCTGACCGTCGGTACTTTCCTCGATGGCAAAATCCATATCGGCCTTGATAACTACAGCGGTGGTCGTGCAGGCGATCCGCCTTCCGTACCGCTGGCGCGTCGACTGCGTGAACTGCCGCTGCGCGTGAGCCGTCTGAAAACCGGCACACCGCCGCGTATCGATGCGCGTACCATTGATTTCAGCGTGCTGGATCAACAGCATGGTGACAACCCGATGCCGGTTTTCTCGTTTATGGGATCGGCGGATCAACATCCGCGCCAGGTGCCGTGCTACGTCACCCATACCAACGAAAAAACCCATGACGTGATCCGCAATAACCTCGATCGCAGCCCAATGTACGCCGGCGTTATCGAAGGGATCGGTCCACGGTATTGCCCGTCGATCGAAGATAAAGTTATGCGCTTTGCCGATCGCAATGCACACCAGATCTTCCTGGAGCCTGAAGGGCTGACCAGCAATGAAATTTATCCGAACGGTATCTCAACCAGCCTGCCGTTCGATGTGCAGATGCAAATTGTCCGTTCCATGAATGGCATGGAAAACGCGAAAATTGTTCGTCCTGGCTACGCCATTGAGTACGACTTTTTCGATCCGCGTGACCTTAAGCCGACGCTGGAAAGCAAATATATCCAGGGTCTTTTCTTTGCCGGCCAAATCAACGGCACAACCGGTTACGAAGAAGCCGCCGCGCAGGGCCTGCTGGCGGGTCTGAACGCCGGACGTTATTCTGCTGAGAAAGAGGGCTGGGCGCCCGGTCGCTCTCAGGCCTATCTTGGCGTCCTGGTTGACGACCTTTGCACGCTGGGCACGAAAGAGCCGTATCGTATGTTTACCTCACGTGCGGAATACCGCCTGATGCTGCGTGAAGACAATGCCGATTTACGCCTGACGGAAGTCGGGCGCGAAATGGGACTGGTCGACGATGCACGCTGGGCGCGTTTCAACGAGAAGCTGGAAAATATCGAACGCGAGCGTCAGCGCCTGAAAAGCACCTGGGTAACGCCGTCTTCGGCGACCGTGGGAGAGATTAACTCAACACTTACCGCGCCGCTTTCCCGTGAAGCCAGCGGCGAAGATCTGCTGCGACGCCCGGAAATGACCTATGCTCAGTTGACCACGCTGTCGGCATTTGCTCCGGCGTTGGAAGACTCACAGGCGGCAGAGCAGGTTGAAATTCAGGTGAAATACGAAGGCTACATTGCCCGTCAGCAGGATGAGATCGAAAAACAGCAGCGCAACGAAAGTACGCTACTGCCGGCGACGCTTGATTATCGCCAGGTTTCTGGCCTCTCCAACGAGGTTATCGCGAAGCTTAACGATCATAAACCGGCATCGATAGGCCAGGCATCACGCATCTCCGGGATCACGCCTGCCGCCATCTCTATTTTGCTGGTCTGGCTGAAAAAACAGGGGTTGCTGCGCCGCAGTGCCTGA